From Humisphaera borealis, the proteins below share one genomic window:
- a CDS encoding ArnT family glycosyltransferase: MTDPRRFSRATLILIVAAFVVYLVGNADVPLWDRDEPRYAQCSRQMLESGDWVLPRYLGDLRLAKPPLIYWLQASSMTAFGVNEFAARLPSAIAMALTLTLLAVAVRKGLSAEHAFWSVLVMAASVMTVVSAKACLTDSVLLLFITIAQLCLYLIWRGRGTWPVFCILGLAIGLTLMTKGPVGLGIHAMTFVGYGLLTWSLRWKKKSAELEGRTEERTPSTTLDYARSTVATADALVVSKAPASRILLKVMTAIVLVVAVCLPWVILVEQRWAALPADVRAEAARGSERKRAADPDAPRSTGEHGYIWTVIEKEVIHRSKVGQEGHSGPPGYYLAAIWGIFLPWSLLLPATIVLAWKRRHLVHVRFALGAVLGPWLMFEIVQTKLPHYLLPCFVPLAILTADAIVQCLRHGVAALSDRAFRRGAVAWGIVFGLLGLTPWLAATWFTPQPWIILAIVSIAAIAYAAYVVRTFLAGQTQRALVAMGLGGLLMYGLLFRVFLPSCDYLQLAPKTADVLIANKATEPGKVLMLDYKEPSLAFYQGGTIREHPSNILTGKLLDLTKNVDWYVVTRDVWNASAPKSPAEADPRLSLDIVSTFRGLDVADGMRNVEVMVLKRKQPSQ, encoded by the coding sequence ATGACTGACCCGCGCCGGTTCTCAAGGGCCACCCTCATCCTGATCGTCGCCGCTTTCGTGGTGTACCTCGTCGGCAACGCCGACGTACCGCTCTGGGACCGCGACGAGCCCCGCTACGCGCAGTGCTCCCGTCAGATGCTCGAATCCGGCGACTGGGTGCTTCCCCGCTATCTCGGCGATCTTCGCCTGGCCAAGCCGCCGCTGATCTACTGGCTGCAGGCGTCGAGCATGACCGCCTTTGGCGTCAATGAGTTCGCCGCCCGGTTGCCGTCGGCGATCGCGATGGCGCTTACCCTCACGCTACTCGCAGTCGCCGTCCGCAAAGGTCTGTCGGCCGAACACGCGTTCTGGTCGGTGCTCGTCATGGCCGCAAGCGTGATGACGGTCGTCTCGGCCAAGGCCTGCCTGACCGACTCGGTCCTGCTGCTGTTCATCACCATCGCTCAGCTGTGCCTGTATCTGATCTGGCGAGGCCGCGGAACCTGGCCGGTCTTCTGCATTCTGGGTCTGGCTATCGGACTAACCTTGATGACCAAAGGACCGGTCGGCCTGGGCATTCATGCGATGACTTTCGTCGGCTACGGACTTCTGACCTGGTCCCTGCGCTGGAAGAAGAAGTCGGCCGAGCTCGAAGGCCGGACTGAAGAACGAACTCCATCGACCACTCTCGACTACGCGCGATCAACTGTCGCGACAGCAGATGCGTTGGTGGTCTCCAAAGCGCCGGCCTCTCGCATCCTGCTCAAAGTCATGACGGCGATCGTTCTGGTCGTCGCCGTCTGTTTGCCGTGGGTGATTCTGGTCGAGCAGCGCTGGGCCGCTTTGCCGGCCGATGTACGTGCCGAGGCAGCCAGGGGATCGGAGCGCAAGCGCGCCGCCGATCCCGATGCGCCCCGCTCGACCGGCGAACACGGCTACATCTGGACAGTAATCGAGAAGGAAGTCATCCACCGATCGAAGGTTGGCCAGGAAGGCCATTCCGGCCCGCCGGGCTACTACCTCGCTGCGATCTGGGGCATCTTTCTCCCCTGGAGCCTGCTGCTGCCGGCGACCATCGTCCTCGCGTGGAAACGACGCCATCTGGTTCACGTCCGCTTTGCCTTGGGTGCCGTCCTGGGCCCCTGGCTTATGTTTGAGATCGTCCAGACCAAGCTCCCGCACTATTTGCTCCCCTGCTTCGTTCCGCTGGCCATCCTGACGGCCGATGCGATCGTGCAATGCCTGCGGCATGGTGTGGCGGCGCTATCCGACCGCGCCTTTCGGCGGGGCGCGGTGGCCTGGGGCATCGTCTTCGGTTTGCTCGGACTGACCCCCTGGCTGGCGGCGACCTGGTTCACGCCGCAGCCGTGGATCATCCTCGCGATCGTGTCGATCGCCGCAATCGCCTACGCGGCGTACGTCGTCCGCACCTTCCTCGCCGGCCAGACACAGCGCGCACTGGTCGCGATGGGCCTGGGCGGGTTGCTGATGTACGGCCTGCTGTTCCGGGTTTTCCTGCCGAGCTGCGACTACCTGCAACTGGCCCCCAAGACCGCCGACGTCTTGATCGCCAACAAGGCCACCGAGCCCGGCAAGGTCCTGATGCTGGACTATAAGGAGCCGAGCCTTGCGTTTTATCAGGGTGGCACGATTCGCGAGCACCCTTCCAACATCCTGACCGGCAAGCTGCTCGACCTCACCAAGAATGTCGATTGGTATGTCGTCACCCGCGACGTCTGGAACGCCAGCGCGCCCAAGTCGCCCGCCGAGGCGGACCCCCGGCTGTCGCTGGACATCGTCTCCACGTTCAGGGGCCTGGACGTCGCCGACGGCATGCGGAATGTTGAAGTGATGGTGCTGAAGCGGAAACAGCCAAGTCAGTAA
- the queC gene encoding 7-cyano-7-deazaguanine synthase QueC, protein MPDDPLPAIVLTSGGLDSTTCLAIAKAEGFGPIYSMSFDYGQRHRHELDAADRIARHYGVAEHRTITIDLRVFGGSALTSDLAVPKDRDESAMNAGVPITYVPARNTIFLSYALAWAEVLDCDDVYIGVNALDFSGYPDCRPQYIEAFQQMARLGTQRTAFAIHAPLVHLTKAQIIRRGVELGVDYGMTHSCYDPVTRGGEVFACGHCDSCLLRKKGFIEAGVADPTKYAS, encoded by the coding sequence ATGCCTGATGATCCGCTTCCAGCCATAGTCCTGACCAGCGGCGGTCTGGACTCGACCACCTGCCTGGCGATCGCCAAGGCCGAAGGGTTCGGTCCGATTTATTCGATGTCGTTCGACTACGGTCAGCGGCACCGCCACGAGCTTGACGCCGCCGACCGCATTGCCCGGCACTACGGCGTCGCCGAGCATCGCACGATCACGATCGACCTCCGCGTGTTCGGCGGCAGCGCGCTGACGTCCGACCTGGCCGTCCCCAAGGACCGCGACGAGTCGGCGATGAATGCAGGCGTGCCGATCACCTACGTTCCCGCCCGCAACACGATCTTCCTCAGCTACGCGCTGGCCTGGGCCGAGGTCCTCGATTGCGACGACGTCTATATCGGCGTCAACGCCCTAGATTTCAGCGGCTACCCCGACTGCCGCCCGCAGTACATCGAAGCCTTCCAGCAGATGGCCCGCCTGGGCACGCAACGGACGGCGTTTGCCATCCATGCGCCATTGGTCCACCTGACCAAGGCCCAGATCATCCGCCGGGGTGTCGAACTGGGCGTCGACTACGGCATGACGCACTCGTGTTACGATCCGGTGACGCGCGGCGGCGAAGTTTTCGCCTGCGGGCACTGTGACAGTTGCCTGCTTCGGAAGAAGGGGTTCATTGAAGCGGGCGTGGCCGACCCGACGAAGTACGCGAGCTGA
- the arfB gene encoding alternative ribosome rescue aminoacyl-tRNA hydrolase ArfB codes for MTADEPLIPPPQPDGIELAPGVRVPDSGVRIAFSRSGGPGGQNVNKVNSKAEVWVRLDAIAGLHPEALERLKALAGRKITDAGELHIIAETSRSQHQNREDALTRVRQLVLQAMVRPKKRRTTKPSKAAKRRRLESKRKRSEVKSNRRAGGDRD; via the coding sequence GTGACCGCCGACGAACCTCTCATCCCCCCGCCGCAGCCCGACGGCATCGAACTGGCCCCCGGCGTTCGCGTGCCCGATTCGGGCGTGCGTATCGCCTTCTCCCGGTCCGGCGGACCGGGCGGGCAGAACGTGAACAAGGTCAATTCCAAGGCCGAGGTCTGGGTGCGGCTTGATGCCATCGCCGGCCTGCATCCGGAGGCACTCGAACGGCTCAAGGCGCTCGCCGGACGCAAAATCACCGACGCTGGCGAACTGCACATCATCGCCGAGACGTCACGTTCGCAACACCAGAACCGCGAAGACGCCCTGACCCGCGTGCGGCAACTCGTACTCCAGGCGATGGTCCGCCCGAAGAAGCGCCGCACCACCAAACCCAGCAAGGCTGCCAAACGCCGTCGGTTGGAATCCAAGCGGAAGAGGTCGGAAGTGAAGTCGAACCGGCGCGCCGGTGGCGATCGAGATTGA
- a CDS encoding phosphatase PAP2 family protein: MGFSWTLFLTLLAACGIMMLLEWRGVPTTLSLTFKGDIKRESRWLAQYGQAVCTVVAAVLVWQLDHANRHRAVPVLVATFGATLVATVIKKSFSRVRPGRENAGKFLGPSLKHGNYKESFPSSHSACAVALSATLAVMYPPAAITLWALALGCAVLRYLLDAHWPSDVLGGIALGYGCAHLALFVFGA, translated from the coding sequence ATGGGATTCTCCTGGACGCTCTTTCTCACGCTGCTCGCCGCCTGCGGCATCATGATGTTGCTGGAGTGGCGTGGCGTGCCGACGACGCTGTCATTGACCTTCAAAGGCGACATCAAGCGGGAAAGTCGCTGGCTGGCGCAGTACGGGCAGGCGGTCTGCACGGTGGTGGCGGCGGTGCTGGTGTGGCAGCTCGATCATGCGAACCGTCACCGCGCGGTGCCGGTGCTGGTGGCGACGTTCGGGGCCACGCTCGTTGCGACGGTGATCAAGAAATCCTTTAGCCGGGTCCGGCCGGGGCGGGAAAACGCGGGGAAGTTCCTCGGGCCGAGCCTCAAGCATGGGAACTACAAGGAGAGCTTTCCGTCGAGCCATAGTGCGTGCGCCGTCGCGCTTTCAGCGACGCTGGCGGTCATGTACCCGCCGGCGGCGATCACGCTCTGGGCCTTGGCGCTGGGGTGTGCCGTGCTGCGGTACCTGCTCGATGCCCATTGGCCCAGCGACGTGCTCGGCGGAATAGCGCTGGGCTACGGGTGTGCTCACCTGGCGTTGTTCGTCTTCGGGGCCTGA
- a CDS encoding efflux RND transporter permease subunit, whose translation MPDSAQNSRLARLVERVLTFPARRPWLALLISGLLTAIAIAGIFRLKANTSLSALFPRGNPSADALVRVLDAYPASGELILLASMAEGQDAAPEKLLAFAERFSQAVANSPDARQITAGVAYAPDPAFRTFIEQVLVPSGLYYLDDEAFARARQRLTAGEIRDQIRQNESLISQPGPAAGAAAKQLLKDPLRLHEFVKERFGSQRQFATWQGREEFISPDGRAILIRVTGTQTSSDLDYCEKMMKTLPAVAKVANTDGLTIDYIGAYAAADHSHQTIRADSIENVFASVILLQLLFIIFYRRPIRQFLLEIVPVLLGVAIGFGVYGWVRPSISPIAAVVGGILAGMGVDHSVMYLASYFRHLRDGCSPAEAVRRTAMTTVGALFVAWLTTIIGFVAIAFSSVRTLQEFALLGSFGLLCAFVAIVFILPAVLTLWDTRRLARHDTPETRRLPFRFPIEGVLAAIDRRRIALIAISLAVLAASAIYAGTRPGGVLPLESDLHVMHPQPNPPLAAEKKLAERFGSSPGGLLVHLRASSPDALLSLAHEVDRRLSSPAVRSAGVTGTFGLGTLLPDPATVARRRGVVTPAEIDRVIADFKAAIEDSPFDPKQYEGYTEFLRMALSQEKSPSLDDLRRFPALSRSLLPAESIAVGSPANEAIAMVFIDRPTDSRDRREALVTATRQSLAGLNGVTLTGLPVISMDTEVAIQRDLPLLLSISSGLCVLYMLFHYRSVTNTLLALLPTIFSLIVLAAAARWLDLRLNLINLIALPMLIGIDVDYGIYLVSLADYRWKKRQGGAPADPPQPPLLVRIAGSSQAVLVCAVSSGLGFLSLITVSVPAVQSLGLAVAIGVGSCIFGTFCLLAPILMVIERVRAR comes from the coding sequence ATGCCCGATTCCGCACAAAACAGTCGTCTTGCCCGTCTCGTCGAACGCGTTCTGACATTCCCCGCCCGAAGGCCCTGGCTTGCCCTGCTGATCTCCGGCCTGCTTACCGCAATCGCGATCGCCGGAATATTTCGCCTCAAGGCAAACACGTCGTTGTCGGCGCTGTTCCCGCGCGGCAACCCGTCGGCTGATGCGCTGGTTCGCGTGCTGGACGCCTATCCCGCCTCGGGTGAGTTGATCCTTCTCGCTTCTATGGCCGAAGGTCAGGACGCCGCGCCGGAGAAGCTACTGGCATTCGCCGAGCGGTTCTCGCAGGCCGTCGCCAACTCGCCGGACGCGCGCCAGATCACCGCGGGCGTCGCTTACGCACCCGATCCGGCATTCCGGACGTTTATCGAGCAGGTGCTCGTGCCGTCGGGGTTGTATTACCTGGATGATGAAGCATTCGCGCGGGCCCGCCAGCGGCTGACCGCCGGCGAGATTCGCGACCAGATCCGGCAGAACGAATCACTCATCAGCCAGCCCGGCCCGGCGGCCGGGGCGGCGGCGAAGCAACTGCTCAAAGACCCATTGCGACTCCACGAGTTCGTCAAAGAGCGTTTCGGCTCGCAACGCCAATTCGCCACCTGGCAGGGACGCGAGGAGTTCATCAGCCCCGACGGCCGCGCGATTCTCATCCGCGTCACGGGCACGCAGACGTCGAGCGATCTCGACTACTGCGAGAAGATGATGAAAACACTTCCCGCGGTCGCCAAGGTTGCGAACACCGACGGGCTGACGATCGACTACATCGGCGCCTACGCCGCCGCCGACCACAGCCATCAGACCATCCGTGCCGACTCGATCGAAAACGTCTTCGCTTCAGTCATCCTGCTGCAACTGCTGTTCATCATTTTCTATCGCCGGCCGATCCGGCAGTTCCTGCTGGAGATCGTTCCAGTGTTGCTCGGCGTCGCGATCGGCTTCGGCGTTTATGGCTGGGTGCGGCCGAGCATCAGCCCGATCGCGGCCGTCGTCGGTGGCATTCTCGCGGGCATGGGCGTGGACCACTCGGTCATGTACCTCGCGAGCTACTTCCGCCATCTACGCGACGGCTGCTCGCCCGCCGAGGCCGTTCGGCGGACGGCCATGACGACCGTGGGCGCGCTCTTCGTCGCTTGGCTCACCACCATAATCGGTTTTGTGGCGATTGCATTTTCGAGCGTGCGAACGCTGCAGGAGTTCGCCCTGCTGGGGTCATTTGGCCTGCTTTGCGCGTTCGTCGCGATCGTGTTCATCCTGCCGGCCGTGCTGACGCTCTGGGACACCCGCCGGCTTGCCAGGCACGATACCCCCGAGACGCGACGGCTTCCCTTTCGCTTTCCCATCGAAGGCGTACTGGCGGCGATCGACCGCCGACGCATCGCCCTGATCGCGATTTCGCTGGCCGTGCTTGCGGCGTCGGCGATCTATGCCGGCACGCGTCCCGGCGGTGTGCTGCCGCTGGAATCGGATCTGCACGTCATGCACCCCCAGCCCAACCCGCCGCTCGCCGCGGAGAAGAAACTGGCCGAGCGGTTCGGCTCATCACCGGGCGGATTGCTGGTCCATCTGCGGGCGTCTTCTCCGGATGCGCTGCTGTCACTGGCGCACGAGGTGGACCGCCGACTCTCCTCGCCGGCGGTGCGATCGGCGGGCGTGACCGGAACCTTTGGGCTGGGGACATTGCTCCCCGACCCGGCCACCGTCGCCCGCCGGCGCGGCGTAGTGACGCCCGCCGAGATTGACCGTGTGATCGCCGACTTCAAAGCTGCGATCGAAGATAGTCCGTTCGACCCCAAACAGTACGAGGGCTACACAGAGTTCCTGCGGATGGCCCTGTCACAGGAGAAGTCACCTTCGCTGGACGACCTGCGGCGGTTCCCGGCGCTGTCGCGAAGCCTGCTGCCGGCCGAATCGATCGCCGTCGGTTCGCCGGCGAACGAGGCGATCGCGATGGTCTTCATCGACCGGCCCACCGACAGCCGGGACCGGCGCGAGGCCCTGGTGACGGCAACCCGCCAGTCTCTGGCAGGTCTGAACGGCGTCACGCTGACCGGGCTACCGGTCATCAGCATGGACACCGAGGTCGCCATTCAGCGCGACTTGCCCCTGCTACTATCGATCTCGTCCGGGTTGTGCGTGCTCTACATGCTGTTTCACTATCGCTCGGTCACCAACACGCTACTGGCGCTGCTGCCAACGATTTTCAGTCTGATCGTCCTCGCGGCGGCAGCCCGATGGCTCGACCTGCGGCTGAACCTGATCAACCTGATCGCGCTGCCTATGCTGATCGGGATTGATGTCGATTACGGCATCTACCTCGTCAGCCTGGCCGACTATCGCTGGAAGAAGCGCCAGGGCGGCGCACCGGCAGACCCGCCGCAGCCGCCATTGCTGGTTCGCATTGCCGGCTCTTCGCAGGCAGTGCTCGTTTGTGCGGTATCGAGTGGGCTGGGGTTCCTTTCCCTCATCACGGTCAGCGTTCCGGCGGTTCAGTCGCTCGGGCTCGCGGTGGCGATTGGCGTCGGCTCGTGCATCTTCGGGACGTTCTGTTTGCTGGCACCGATCCTGATGGTGATCGAGCGGGTGCGGGCCCGGTAA
- a CDS encoding heavy metal translocating P-type ATPase, giving the protein MTASTLSPDREPRTVQETAFSVAGMDCASCVSHVEKAAARVAGVEVCSVNLARGRAVVKFDPAKTDVEHIAAAITDVGYPAAVEPTDDVAGAEVARLQRHDHDARAWYRRSIIGLVLWFPVELTHWIHNGLSDGHAAHRITWMDWLSLVTSSLAIVLVGGGFYRGAWKGLRQGVSNMDTLIAMGASVAYGYSLVAFVGFLAGGWQTKPPLYFTEGTGLLALISLGHWLEARARQSAGSAIRELLNLTPAVALRVPKNVEADGMLGARAGAGNLGSGDQRPMRRMSLTVVDSPVTPPGATATTDHPTVPEEVPVAQLDIGDRILVRPGDRVPIDGVVVEGRSAVDESMLTGEPIPVTRDVGDAVIGGTINTDGRLIVRVTKTGSATALSQIVQLVETAQSSKPPVQKLADSIAAVFVPIVLGIALVTGIGWYAWGSAHGWPASDIWGMVARAVCSVLIIACPCALGLAIPAALMVGTGRGAKRGILIRDIDGLQQAERVGVVVLDKTGTVTQGKPVVSGVHPAGDTTESELLELAATAEQFSSHPLAKAIVAFAAARRISPRQNLQGFRNEPGLGVVAVMDGRELLVGTGALAGIDQADPVAADTVGTKVFVALRDASGVRSLGLILLDDQIKADSAAAIGDLHAMGLKTVLLTGDHAAAAAVIARRAGITDVRANVRPGDKAAVIRELQASGGIAGRPSAVAMVGDGINDAPALAQSDLGIAIGSGSDVAKETGDIVLVSGSLRGVAAAIRLSRATMRTIRQNLFLAFVYNVIAIPLAAFGLLNPLIAAACMALSDVSVIGNALLLRRSKID; this is encoded by the coding sequence ATGACCGCCTCGACATTAAGTCCTGACCGCGAACCCCGGACCGTGCAAGAGACTGCGTTTTCAGTCGCCGGGATGGACTGCGCCAGTTGCGTGAGCCATGTGGAAAAGGCCGCCGCCAGGGTGGCCGGCGTGGAAGTGTGCAGTGTAAACCTCGCCCGCGGGCGGGCGGTCGTGAAGTTTGATCCGGCGAAGACGGATGTCGAGCACATCGCCGCGGCGATTACCGATGTCGGCTATCCGGCCGCCGTCGAGCCGACCGATGATGTCGCCGGGGCCGAAGTTGCCCGACTGCAACGCCACGATCATGACGCCCGCGCCTGGTATCGACGATCAATCATCGGCTTGGTGCTCTGGTTCCCGGTCGAGCTGACCCACTGGATACATAACGGGTTATCGGATGGACATGCCGCCCACCGGATCACCTGGATGGACTGGCTCTCGCTGGTGACGTCGTCCCTGGCGATCGTGCTTGTCGGCGGCGGATTCTACCGCGGGGCCTGGAAGGGCTTGCGGCAGGGCGTCAGCAACATGGACACGCTCATCGCGATGGGCGCGAGCGTGGCCTACGGATACAGCCTGGTCGCGTTCGTCGGCTTTCTGGCCGGCGGATGGCAGACCAAACCGCCGCTGTATTTCACGGAAGGCACTGGTCTGCTGGCGTTGATCAGCCTCGGCCACTGGCTGGAGGCGCGGGCCAGGCAGTCGGCGGGGTCGGCAATCCGAGAGCTGCTCAATCTCACGCCGGCGGTGGCGCTACGCGTGCCGAAAAATGTCGAGGCGGATGGGATGTTGGGTGCAAGGGCGGGAGCAGGGAATCTCGGCTCGGGTGATCAAAGGCCAATGCGGCGGATGTCGCTCACGGTCGTCGACTCACCCGTCACACCGCCGGGTGCGACCGCAACAACCGACCACCCAACCGTCCCCGAAGAGGTGCCCGTCGCTCAGCTCGACATCGGCGACCGCATCCTCGTACGGCCGGGCGATCGGGTGCCGATCGATGGTGTTGTCGTTGAAGGCCGATCCGCCGTCGACGAATCGATGCTGACCGGCGAACCGATCCCGGTTACACGTGACGTCGGCGATGCCGTCATTGGCGGAACGATCAACACCGACGGACGCCTGATCGTCCGCGTCACCAAAACGGGCTCGGCCACCGCGCTGTCGCAGATCGTCCAACTCGTCGAGACTGCGCAGTCGAGCAAGCCGCCGGTACAAAAGCTGGCCGACAGCATCGCCGCCGTTTTCGTACCGATCGTGCTGGGGATTGCCCTTGTCACGGGCATTGGCTGGTACGCCTGGGGATCAGCCCACGGCTGGCCGGCTTCAGACATCTGGGGCATGGTCGCCCGGGCGGTCTGCTCAGTGCTGATCATTGCCTGTCCGTGTGCCCTGGGGCTGGCGATTCCCGCCGCGCTGATGGTGGGTACCGGCCGCGGTGCCAAGCGGGGCATCCTCATTCGTGATATCGACGGCCTGCAGCAGGCCGAGCGGGTTGGCGTTGTCGTGCTCGATAAGACCGGCACCGTCACACAAGGCAAGCCGGTGGTATCCGGCGTTCATCCTGCCGGCGACACGACAGAGTCGGAGTTACTCGAACTAGCGGCGACCGCCGAGCAATTCAGCAGTCACCCGCTGGCCAAGGCGATCGTCGCATTCGCCGCAGCACGCCGGATTTCCCCACGGCAGAACCTGCAGGGGTTCCGAAACGAACCAGGGTTGGGTGTCGTCGCGGTGATGGACGGGCGCGAATTGCTCGTCGGCACAGGCGCGCTGGCCGGCATCGATCAGGCCGATCCGGTGGCGGCGGATACTGTCGGCACGAAGGTCTTCGTCGCCTTGCGGGATGCATCGGGCGTTCGATCGCTCGGACTTATTCTGCTGGACGATCAGATCAAGGCCGATTCGGCGGCGGCGATCGGTGACCTGCATGCGATGGGCCTGAAGACCGTCCTGCTCACCGGCGATCATGCCGCGGCCGCTGCGGTCATTGCTCGGCGGGCCGGCATTACTGACGTGCGTGCCAACGTTCGCCCCGGCGACAAGGCCGCCGTCATTCGCGAACTGCAGGCCTCGGGCGGCATCGCGGGACGGCCGAGCGCGGTTGCCATGGTCGGCGACGGAATCAATGACGCTCCGGCGCTGGCCCAGTCCGATCTTGGGATCGCGATCGGGTCGGGTTCCGACGTAGCAAAAGAGACCGGCGACATCGTGCTCGTCAGCGGAAGTCTCAGGGGTGTGGCCGCCGCCATTCGGCTGAGCCGCGCCACCATGCGGACTATCCGCCAGAACCTGTTCCTCGCGTTCGTCTACAACGTGATCGCGATACCGCTGGCGGCGTTCGGGCTGTTGAACCCTCTCATCGCGGCGGCGTGCATGGCGCTGTCGGACGTCAGTGTCATCGGCAACGCCTTGCTGTTGCGGCGTTCGAAAATCGACTGA